The Neurospora crassa OR74A linkage group V, whole genome shotgun sequence sequence GGCATTCATTGCATGTTGAATCCTGCTCCGCAGTTTTCGCGGTGGCTGGGCCAGTGCCAGAGTGGGGATGAAGGCTGCCATGGGCCCGGGTTCGGGCTGCGCCTCCGTCATCCGGGTCCAGTCCCTCCTTCAAGTGCACTGCACGACAGGCGGGCACCCTGGTCGGTGACCCACCTTCCTTCGGGGGGGTTTTGACTTGCGACAAGACAAGATTCAGACGAAGACGCCGCCGCTCTCAAACCACAACGTCTTGCACCGACAACCTTGACCATCGCCAACCTCCCTCTTACTTCCATTCGACAAGCCGAACTGATAGCTGTTTTCCAGCGTCTTACCCACCCTTCAGAATATCGGCTACTGTTGTGTTTCTGACTTGACCTGTTCCATCCGACTTCCAACAGTCTGTACTGTCGTCAACTGGAAGCACTTCGGTTTGCTCTATCACGAGGCTGTCGCACATTGGCCTGATTCCAACCCTACCCTACCCAGGGCTACGTACCTGCCGACTGTCATCCCAACTTCGAAACCCGCCTAGCAGAACCTAAGCCTAGGCGCACCGAGTCTCAAGAAGCTTATTTCGACGACCGTTGTTCCATCGaggaaccaaccaaccccctCTCAGCGCCACACCGCGGTGTCGCCAGCTGAAACAAACAACCCGCCAAACTTGACAACCAGGACATATCAACACGCCCCGACTCGTCATCACAGATTGGCAACAATGGGCTGGCAAGCTTGGGAGCTCGACCCGGAGAAGATCCCTCTCTTCAAATTGATCTTCCACGTTGCCCAGATCGTTCTGGCATTTGTAGTGTGGTGTTTGGAGATTGCCGTTTTCAAAGCTGATGATGTGCCCATCAACGGCCAAAATGGCTGGACCTTCGCAGTGGTACGTCCCACTTACGTCTTTCCTATAGAGAAGAAATATAGACTGACGATGCCGAACTACAGTTCTTCATTTCGATACCGGCCTGGATCTACCTAGGCATGGCCCCGCGATTTCCTCGGACACGCAAGCTCGCGCAGCCGCATGCCATGGTCGCCGTTGACGCCACATTCGCCATCATTTGGCTTTCTGCCTTTTCCACCCAGGCTGCATTCAACACTGCTGGATCTTGCATGTCTGTATGCGGCATTAGCAAGGCCATCGTCGGTCTCGGCTTCTTTGTTTTGTATGTCCCACCGGTGCAAAGAATCCCCTCCCCTCGAGCCACTCACTAACAACAAGTCTTTCTGATAtccagcctcttcttctgTGTCACCACGTTCCTGAGCATCTACACCCTCATGTACTACAAGTGGAACAACCGCCTCCCCGGTTATGAAAACCTGCACGCCCGCACCCAGAACATCGACCCCGACAAGGCTGCCTTTTCGCTCGCCCCGCACGACGAAGAAGCCTACGCGCCCGTCAACATGAACGACCGGGACGACGAGCACAGCCAGATTGGCGGCGGCATCGGCGGCCACTCCGACTACGACGACACCAACACGCACCTCGGCGGCCaggttggcggcggtggacGCTCCGACTACTCAGACCCCTACGGCGCCCCGACGGCTAGCAGCCTCTCGGTCGACCCGTACCGTGGCCACACGCCCCTGAGCAACATGACCCCCGATCCGTACCGCGGCCATACCCCTCTGAGCATGAATACGGCCCGCACGCCCGACCCATACCGCGGCGCCACGCCCTCGACCGATTTATCTGCTGATCCATACAACCGCGGCGTGACGCCGAGCTACCTGGGAAGCCAAACCAGTCGGTACGGCGCTAGCTCGGTGGCGCCGTCCGAGAACCCGTTCAGACAGGATAACCCGTTTGACAACGATAACGATTATCAATCCtccgtcggcggcggcagcaggtACGCGCCGCCTAGTGTGCATGATGGGGACTACGAGGATGAGCCATCGGCAAGGTTTCCCACTGCGCCCTACGGCCGAGTAGGAATCGAACGGGGGAATGTGTAAGAATGGGATTAAAAAAAACAGAAGGGTCGAGAATTCAAGTCAAGGGATATGGATGAGCTGGACTGATCGACTTTGGATCTGGAAGCGGATGCAATACCGGGTAGCTATACGCTGCAGCATGCTTAGGTCATGTACAAAGTGTCTTGGCTACctgctttctttttttttgttattGGGGGCTGGCTGGCACTAGACGAAACATTTTGGGCTTTTTCttgtgtatgtatgtgtgtaGGCTTTGTTTTATGGGGTGTCGTTGGCGAGGCGTCACAGGTCCTTGTTGGTTTATCATGCATAGAAACGAGAGAGATATCTTCGTGCATCAACAATGAATCACAAAGCTCTCATATCGGCTTCATGGAATGCTTTGTATCTGTGTCATTCTTATTAAACTCTCCCATATTTGTGGAGATCTACGTAGAACATGATTCTAGGTGACAAACAAGATATGATACGATATATGTGGATGGCTCAATGGCCCTAATTCTTTTCATGTACTTTGAGAAACGCCTAAAACGCCCGTGGCCTTAATGAATAGTATGTATGCTGCACAAGAAATCCTGGTTCCCGTCCCATCATCCGTTTTGCTTTTGCTCATTACCGTTGAGCAAGGGAGCGCGAGCCGAAGTAGCTCCGTCACCTGTTTCTTTGCCAGTTCCCCATTCCACGAGAGGGTCGCCCCCTGAAGCGAAGTATGATGAGGCGACAGCGGGGAGAGTCTAACTGGCATTATACCAGTctgagagagaaagagagacaaagagagaaagacaAAATCCGTTGCTCTCTTCTTTCGAGACCTGTCGAGCAGAGCCATCTCGGCTGAAGGATCAGCCGTGTTGGGTCGCTCTTTCTCCCTCCCGCCGACTCTCGTAGCCCAGCTTACAGGACGAGACTGGACATGGGTCCGGGCATTTGTCGCCAGGCTCCCTCATCTCTACCCTTATCTTCAGACCACAAACCGAGCTCACCGGTGATCCCAAGAACATCCCCTTGCAAGAAGCAGTCACATTCCAGTGATGATGAAGTTCACATCACACTCGCGCATGCAATTtgcccccttcttcccctccctcgtTTCTTCGTCCGCTTCTTTACTGCAACAAGCCAGCCTTCCTCAACCGCTTGGTAATGTCGCCCTTGGTCTGCTGCATCGGGTTTAACTTGATGTCGCGCACCATGGCAGCTACATCGTCGCCGTGCTTAGCCACTAGTCGCTGCAGCCATTCTAGCTCGCGCTCGCTCTGGTAGCGCACCGTCTTCTCCACAGGGCGCgacgcctcctcctcgagcaTCCGGACCACCTCGGGCCGGCTGCTCTGGGCAATCATCTCCTGGCGGTCGTCGCTGATGCCGTGCCATTCGATATCATGGGTTGggttcttgggcttgggttCCTCGGATTCGGAGTCGGACTCGATCTCGTTGAGCGGGTCGTTGAGCGGGTTGTCCGAGCGCAGGACCTTGACGATCTTGCCCGAGGCGTCACGCTCGACCTTGACCTCGCGGACCTCGAACAGGCCGCGATCGGCCGACTTGACGGCCAAAGGATCATCCTTGGTGATGCCGGCGtagttggcggcggcggacttCTTGGCCATgccgccggcggcggtgCCGAGCTTGGCGACGAGACCGAAGCGGGAGTAGTTTTGTGAGAGggtctccttcttgttcCTGTAGTACATCAATTTTTGCATGTCAGTACTGAATCTCCTCTCGAATATCTggcaacaaaaagaagagaaaggtaCTTACCAGGCCTTGGCAACGATGCCGCTGCCCTGGGGGTTCAAGACCTTCTTCTTGATGGTATGCGTCTGGACCTTGGCGCGAGACGAGCGCTTCTTGCGCTTCTGAAGTTCTCTGCCCATTGTTGCTGTGGTTTTCGGGAAGTAGGTACTATGTGGTGTTGCTGAAAGGACAGGAGTTCGACTGCCAAAAGATgctgggaagaagaaggcgaaatGGGAGTAAACCAGCAAAGAACGATGacggcgacaacaacaacgaaggCGGAAGTTGACCAAAATTTCGGGGGAAACCACCCCAGAGAACTCGATTGAACTGGAACTGCAATGGCTCCTGTCCGATAAGAGAATTATAGTGGGGCTGTTGTCCCTTATCGACCTTACAGGTTGTTCGTTACTTGGCAAGCTTGGGTACGTTCCCTCAGTCCAGTCGCCAGCTGGCAAGAGGGCCGTAATAAAGATACAGTCCCTACTGCGTAAgtgtgtacctaggtagtgtaaGTGGTGTATTGTATGTAAGCACGTACATAAATACCGCTTCCTCAGGTTCCGTTTCTAATCCTCTTGTATCTTGCTTGCCTTTATTGCCGTCACCAGTTCGTTCATCAACAATCCTTCTCCCAAGGGTGATGATGGCAACTTACCTAACGACTATTTCCTCGGAATTGGACCCTAACTTTCACGGCCATCATAGCCGCGGCTTCTTGTTCTGCTCGCAACTGGTGAGGCGCCAGCGGCCGCGCCAGTCACCACCTCACCATTGTCACCATGATCATTACCCATTGGAGATATGAACAGACTTGTAATCATTGCTAAATAACTAGCTACGCACTTTGCAAGTTTTCCGGTAGGGCAACTTGATTCCCGTCTCATCCCATCCCCAAAACACCCTCCATGGCCCCCGCCACTATCCATTCGACGCAGGCACGCGGGTCATGCCTGAAATttcatttcttttttattcaAATCCAACCCGCCTTCAAATGTCAGCCTTGTACTTCCAAAGACATTCGGTAGTATGCGACCTAACTGTTGACATGTTCATTTCAAGTGCCTcggtcatcatcaccctgCTACATGCCGGCCAATGCCCATCAGAGCCCGGAAGAACACTGCGCAGAATGGGAAGCCGTTCGACATACATAGGTGTACTGTAGTGGCCAGCCAATTGTCTTTCATGGTGTTCTAGACGTTTGCCTATACAAGTACCTAGACAGCGACCGAGGTCttgctttttcttccccaaCTCCTCTCTCTTCAAACGCCCAGCCCATAGTTCGCAGCAGAACTCAACATCTTacccacctccccctccttcttcaaccccATCCAACCTCAATGCAACATGGAGATATTCAGAACTTGATGAGGGGGGCCATGCTTGGGATAGTCACCTTCCTGTTAAGTCTAGGCGTAGACTTCGTTAGCCATGAGGTTTAGTCGAAATGAGGGGGTAGTTGGATACATGTCGAGCGGGATGTGGGGAGTGGTAGCGGCGAGGAGGTATACCTCTCAGTACTTATGTACGTACTACTTGGACACACGATTTATGGCAACGAGTTGACAAGGAAACATCTTTGATTAGCATCACCCCCTGCTTCAAAAAGATGCTTTGAGATAGACTGTAAGCTGTGGGCAAGATGCTTTCTGGGCTTAACTCAATCACTCTGTCTGTTATTGCCATTCAATCCCATAATCTACGATGGGTATCCGTCGACGACCACTCGAGAAGGATGGGAGGGGCAATTCGGCTTTAGACGGAACGGATGCGCAAAGGTAGGTATTCACCCGTCTTACACGCTCATATCGAcctcttttcccctcctcaagAATGTCTTGAGCCTCCAACAGAACGTGGAACTATTACTTCTTCGGATTTTGGTTTCCATGTAGTttctgtagtgtagtattttcttctttgcccCTCTCCTTAGTCTTCCGGGGAATTTCACGACCTACTGCATCTGATGCCGTGAAGGGTCTAGGCTAGGCGCTACCCCGGATTTTGAAGATGTACGTACGTAATAAGGTGAGGAGGACTACCGAATCAATCCAAGATTTCAACTCGAGGTCTTAGAGTTGGGTTACTGTATACACACAGTCAGACCAAGGAACATGTCACGTTTTGACCTATGCCATGCCATACATATGGGTTGAGAATGAGAGTGGCTGCGCAGTCGTCTGTAGCCCGAGAGAAGTCATACCAGACTCTacttgtagtgtagtgtgtTAGGGAGTGTACGATCTTTCTCCTCTGGGCTTCGACTGTCACAGTTGATCGTCGAAAATGGGCATCTATGGCCGACCTTTGAAATTCAAACCAGTGTCATCTCCAACCGAACTTCGTCTTCTGAAAACTTCTTCCATAAACTCATATCTAATTGATGTGCCCCTTTGACCAATTTCTCTTGGATTTGTCGATGCAGTCAGTACTGGACAGCCAATCTGTAACTGACTGACTGCCTTTgcaccaccctcaccaccataCATAGTATCATTCgtccacccaccaccaccttgcaTATTCGCCATTCACACGCACAGTTTCTCAGCCCACGGTTTTTCTAGAACCACGATCGTCTCCTTCCCACGGCATTTTGTCCATCCGCTTTATTGTGTTGTTGTCAGCATCAAGTCCATACTAGTTCCCTATAAGTCATGAGTACCGGCGGCAACGACAGGACTGAAGTCCAGCATTTATTTTGCATACCACacaaccccctcccccaaagCACGAGACCCCCAAAATCAAGCACTTTAGAGGCAGGTAGTATTCAGATATGAGATTGGTGCATTGGGCATCTACCTACATAGATTGGTACGTGCCTCTCCCATGTTTTTGTCAATGGACCCAATTAGGTAGCTATCTATATAGCTACAGTGCCATCTTGCGCTCTCTCGGTAACAGCTCTTGATTACCATTCATGCGCGGTGCCCCAAAGCCAAGTAAGGAGCCAAGAGGTACCGACAATGATACCACCGCCGTGGTAACCTTGGCAATGCATGTAGCTTCTACCTTCCAATGTATGtcggtacctaggtaggtatgtatgggAGAAACCCCGATATGACGGATAGGAACAGTGAACGAGATGGAAAGGAACTGAACCGAGAGAAGACGCGGCTTTCCGAACCGACGTGCCACCACCATAGATACCTCAGTCCGGATTGATGTGCAGCAGTATGTCTGTTCATTTCTCTCGACGGGCAAGACTAGGTAGATTAGATGCCTCGGTACCTAAGCAGCTTCAATTCTCTTCCTATTCGAAGCTGAATAAAACCACAACCTTCCCCGTATGCTTCCCAACCCGTCATCCTATTCATCCCCGGTCATATATgcatatagtagtagtacatGTAAAGGAAGGCTAATTTTTGTGTGTGCCTAAGCGCCGTGACCAGACCCAAAGCCAAACATGTGATCCGAAAACAGAGAGATCCCGCTCCCAAAAGATGGACAAAACACCAGTAAGTACCTAGTAATAGCAGCAGTAACCAaagcaaccaaccaaccccccTGTCACCTGTTTGAATATCAGAACATGATCCATTCCACATCCACACCAGGTCCCCCAATGCACCTCGACCAGTTGAATGGTCCGCTGCGCATCATGCCCCTCATTTTGGCACCGGGACCATTTTCCTTTACATCCTCTGCCCACAGGCGTTCCAAAACGTCCAAGGCAGCCATGTTGTTCATGTAGCCGCTGCGAGCCATAATATCGCGGCATTTGGACCTGACAATGTTCTGCTGTAACACGTTGACGCATTCGCTTCCAGCCACAAACAGAGGCCAGAGCAGGAACTTCTCCGCACTGCTGCCTGCTTCCAGGCTGGTGGCATAGTAAACAACCTGGCTGACCAGATCCCGGAAGTGACTATGAGAGCTAGGGAGGTTGGGACTGGCCAGGCGTTCCGTGTACAGAAGCGCCGCATACCGGAATGCTTCGCTCAACGAGCCCAGATCGCGCACCTGTGAGCCTgtaggcggcggcgacaaCGTTGGCGCCAATGAGGCCACGACCCTCGACGCGTCAAACTCCCAGCTCTGCAGGGCAGTGCGCGCGTCCTTCCACTCGCGCCAGAATGTGCTGCCGTGATCGTCGTATCCCATGGATGTGTGACCTATACCCGTCATTTCGTCGTCCTCCATGGTCGAGCCGAGTCCGCTGCCCTCGAATCTCATCGGCTGGAAGCTTCCGAACAAGTGATGGTGCTCAGACGGGGATGACTTgaagccgccaccaccaagagGCGAAGGGGTGCCGCATAGGCTGTTGGCGCGTGCACGCTGGGCGTTGGCCAGAAGGTTTTGTACCGGTCGATGCTGGGAAAGCAAGTTCAAACGACCTAGCTTGACAATCGTCTTGAATAGCTCACGATCACAGCCTACGAGATTTTCCGTACCAGGTGGAAGAAGTTGCGAGTCAGGAAGAAGGCCATAGAAGGATGTGTTGAGCTGAGCTTCCCGATCGTTGACGCTCGCAGTGATAGCATCAAAGTATGTGAATAGCGCCTCCATCCATGCCGAGTCTCTTGATGCAGGATAGGAAGACATTCGACGTAACCCTAGTATCTTCTTAACTCCTGCAAACTGGGTTTGAAACTTGGCGACGCCGGACTCAGCCATCCGGTAGTGGCAAAGTATGAGGATGGTGGCCAGGACTGAATCATGAGTCGACTTCTCCGGGTCATTAAGCTGCTCATTCAGCAGATGAACAGCCAGGTTCCTGTGTTGATACTCCTCGGAGAGGGACTGGTCCTCTGGCTGTGTATCCGAGTAACCGTCGAATGGGCTTGCATCCAATCGCTTTTCTCCAACGTCGCGCATGTGCTGTCCAAGACTCAGCCGTCGCTTAATCCTGAGGTTGCATGCGGCGAGTGCACAGATGGCATGCTGCAAGCTCCTGCTAGTGGTACCGAGCTGCAAGATGTGTTCCCTGAACGGGTTGCTGGGGTTGTCGATAAAGACCATGCGGGGACAAATGGTCTTCTCGTAATAGTCCATGAAGAAAGGCATCTTATGGATGAGATCAGGGCTTACTCGCAGGATCGGGGAGGGTGATTGCGAAGGAAACGAAGTCGGCCACGGTAGCTGATTATGCTCGTGGACACTTTGCGAAAGTGATTCGTCGTCTGCATTGGATGGTGCCCAGAACGGGCCGTGAGATTGGACGCTGGTACTAAATGTCTCCAAGTCGGATGGTGTTCTCGGCACTTGAACGGCGCTGTCGTTAGTATGGATAACATGACCGCCGAAAGTAAAGTGGCTCACCGAAGACATCACATTCTTGCACCATCTTGCGACTCAGCTGGGCTTCTAAGCTGTCCACAGGAGATACTCGCAGAGGGAGACTAGCAGTAGGCTCTGAGGGCGAGTAACCGAGGCTGGGACACGAGGTCGGAGGCCTGTGGGACTCGATCATCACGGCGGATGGATGGGTATGCTGGACAGATGTGCCATGGCCGGGATAGCTATCGTAGACAGCGGTCGGGCTCTGAAGGGGACTGTGGATGTAAGAAACATCGTCTCTCGGGAACGAGTGAGCGATGGGAGACATGTAGTCAGTTTCGCTTATAGAGTCCATGTGGGATGCCATGGAAAGCGACATGCTCCTTCCTGGATATCCAGAGCCGTCGTGAGGAGACATGGGTGAAGTAAACGGGATGTGAGTCCAGCCGGGTGGTGGGGCTTCCGTCACGGGGGACATGTGAGACATATCGAAGTGATGAAAAGGCGGACCAGACAGTGGTGAGTGAAGAGGTGAGTGAAGATCCACAGACGACGGCTGCTCTGTCTCCTCACGTTTAACACGATCCTCTGTTTCCGAGTACTGGCTGACGGATGCGACCGAACTAGTGCGTTGCCTCGTTGTTGGCGACTTCAATGCCGTCACTCCTTTTCCGGGGTTCACGGGTGGTGACTTGGCGATGGGTAGCGATAGGCCTCGAAGCTTGCCTCGACTGGCAACACCGACACCCCAAGTCAACTGGGTCTTGTATCCCGAGCACTCATTTCCAATTTCGAGACATTGCGAACAATACGGTCTCCTCCGGTCGCACTTAACATTTCTCTTGGCGCAGGTAAAGCAGTCGTCGGCAGCTCCGCCAGCGGGCGCCCTTCTCCTACGCTTCCTCGCGGAGGCAGCATCTTTGGCCGTCGCAGCAGGTGGGGCGTTGATGGGGGCAGTCATGGTGGTGACGACTGCGGGCCGTGATGGTTGAGTATGCTGCAGGTATCGAGTCTCAGAGATATCATAAGGAGAAGCTGTCCAAACAGTCGGCAGGTAAGCTTGGCCAAGACACCGGTCAGGACTGTCGAGGACGGAAGTTGAGTGGTATGGATAAATGGGCGTTTAGTGTGGATAGACTTGGCCCATAGCAGGGAGGCGAATAGACCTGGGAAGTgggaaagaataaaaaggCAGAAGGAAGGGGTGGCGTCCAGCGATGCGATCTCTGGTCGATGGCCAGTCTTTAACTGAAAACCCCAGCGACAGCTACGAAGAGTGAGTGAGAGAGTCCATCTAACGAGGCCGCGGGAGACATCGAGGCTTGTCTTGCATGCAGCATGGCCAGCCAGCAACCAAACAGCAATTCGCCCGCTTGACCAGTCACCTAGCGCACTGCTTAGTCCTTAGTGTAGCCCGCTAGCGTATCCGAACCCCCTTGATATTGATGGGGTAGacgtgtagtgtacatgtatagtgtagtgtacactacatacacgAAAATACAAAGGGGGCCATCTTTAGCTCGAGGCTTTTCCTTTCGACTCTCGAGTCTCCAGTGTTGCGCCCTCTGTGCCGGGGGCGGAAGAGAGGCCCTGGAGTGGATGCAACGGCCGGTGCATAACAAATGAGAAGACCCGAGAGCACAAGAGCGACAAGGGGTGGTGAGAGTGGAGGAGGGTGTCTTGGTCGCAACACCCTGCAAGTAGCAGCAGGCTCCATTCTGGTTGCTAGGTGGAGATGGTTCTTGAAAGGGTAACCCGCTCGAGACTGCTGCGAATGATGACTAGGTAGCCCTACTAATAGGCAAAACAGCAGCAGAAATGGTGAAATCGCCGAGGCCAGAGCACCGTGTACGCAGCAAAGCGACATGTTAGACCGTGATTTGAGAGAGTACCATTTCGTCAAGAACGAGAGGCATCCCAAGATGGATGTTTGGTTGTGTAGTCGAACAATTGACTGTACGGCGCAGCCTCTCCTCGAGTGACCAAAGTCTCAAGCCTCCCGGGCGACTCGGCACATGGCAATCCCATGTCCGGCTCAGCTTCGGGTCGGTTCGATCACCAACAGCTAGGTGGTTTGCTGTCATTCATCTTCTCTCTTCGAACCAAAGAGCCGAGAGGCGGCCGACTTGGGGATGAACATGTATACGTAGATATGTCTTGCCTCCGGGCAACCAGTTCAGCCACTGACGAACCACTGACGCTTTGTCGGGGATGTTGTCCCTGAGCACTGGGAAGACGGGATGCCTTCTGCGAAGAAAGCAAGCGCTGAAGAGGTATTAGTACTGTAAGGACGCCACAGTCATGCTGCCAGTATCTAATCAGAGGTTGGCTAGTTGGAAGACATCTCGGTGTCGTCTCACAGTACACTATTGGTTGCTCAATGTTGTGGGATCAAGACGAACGCTGGCTCACTGGACATGGATCCCCAGGCCCTGCGAAGCAGGGTATGTAGTGTATTGTCAATGTGCAGGGACCGAAGGGCTTTGATAGGGACCCCTGGGAGTAGCTTTTGGTGCTGTGATTGCAGGAACAGGA is a genomic window containing:
- a CDS encoding nucleolar protein 16, whose product is MGRELQKRKKRSSRAKVQTHTIKKKVLNPQGSGIVAKAWNKKETLSQNYSRFGLVAKLGTAAGGMAKKSAAANYAGITKDDPLAVKSADRGLFEVREVKVERDASGKIVKVLRSDNPLNDPLNEIESDSESEEPKPKNPTHDIEWHGISDDRQEMIAQSSRPEVVRMLEEEASRPVEKTVRYQSERELEWLQRLVAKHGDDVAAMVRDIKLNPMQQTKGDITKRLRKAGLLQ